The Camelina sativa cultivar DH55 chromosome 14, Cs, whole genome shotgun sequence genome includes a window with the following:
- the LOC104741692 gene encoding uncharacterized protein LOC104741692 yields MAYIRSYWVFFVLTLFSSAFNLAFFFFFYFFSNFRFDAFKLVRLKSTGNKIGNCSNRRFESMADVQLKQRRGYIWAIAAGLNAALAAISAKFFSSLVIKYGLVVMCNVVMWACYVNSLRALSSLQATVTNFAANFLSSGLAGLFLFQESLSFRWFAGALSITIGVLILSKSSVDKKIIKRKRR; encoded by the exons ATGGCCTATATCAGATcttattgggttttttttgttcttacacTTTTCTCTTCAGCTTTCAATTtggctttcttctttttcttctacttcttctccaatttcAGATTTGATGCCTTCAAATTGGTAAGACTTAAATCTACGGGAAACAAAATCGGAAACTGCAGCAATCGAAG GTTTGAATCGATGGCTGATGTACAATTGAAGCAAAGAAGAGGCTACATCTGGGCAATCGCAGCTGGTCTCAATGCAGCTCTTGCCGCCATCTCAGCCAAGTTCTTCTCATCTCTC GTGATCAAGTATGGGTTAGTTGTAATGTGCAATGTGGTTATGTGGGCATGTTATGTAAACAGTTTAAGAGCTCTCTCGTCTCTACAAGCTACTGTCACAAACTTTGCTGCTAATTTCTTATCTTCCGGTTTAGCtggtctctttctttttcaagaaTCTTTATCCTTCCGC TGGTTTGCAGGAGCTTTATCGATTACCATTGGAGTTCTGATCCTCAGTAAGTCGAGTGTCGATAAGAAG ATCATCAAAAGGAAACGTAGATGA
- the LOC104741694 gene encoding uncharacterized protein LOC104741694: protein MPPPAMLAFEDGLAHNSSDSEWQGFSVFPGENPNTTPYPNPNPNINFLIKKAILENEKSISPIFSRSSARDDSFRMVLPPAMPPPRDSAVPLPMLPEPMKTRKKLSHQESFLFMRKTHYSEKILYKEEDFKCNAFCLSLPGFGKHKPVRSSSKRQDSIEKKMIRASSFTNSTVSIRASLEKFECGSWASTTALIQDNGRLFHDFPVEMTKCNSRGGNRGRDVQEPVTSGFLFDRETETLALRSVLKTRSTRDHRRSAETSPQRRVRFSTSSSSASVSCPTSPRTCITPRLRKARDDFNTFLTAQNA, encoded by the coding sequence ATGCCTCCTCCGGCAATGCTTGCGTTTGAAGATGGTTTAGCCCATAATTCGAGTGATAGTGAGTGGCAAGGTTTCAGTGTTTTTCCAGGAGAAAACCCTAACACAACCCCttaccctaaccctaaccctaacatCAATTTCTTGATTAAGAAGGCCATTCTGGAGAACGAGAAATCAATCAGTCCTATTTTCTCCCGTTCATCGGCAAGAGACGACAGCTTCAGAATGGTACTTCCGCCAGCCATGCCTCCTCCTAGAGACTCAGCAGTTCCGCTTCCTATGCTCCCAGAGCCAATGAAAACCCGGAAGAAGCTTAGCCACCAAGAATCATTCCTTTTTATGAGGAAAACACATTACTCGGAGAAGATTCTCTACAAGGAAGAAGATTTCAAATGTAACGCCTTCTGCTTGTCTCTACCTGGATTCGGGAAGCACAAGCCCGTTAGATCTTCTTCGAAACGCCAAGATTCtattgagaagaagatgatcagagCTTCTTCCTTCACGAATTCAACTGTTTCCATACGCGCCTCGCTCGAGAAATTCGAATGCGGTTCTTGGGCTTCGACGACCGCTCTGATCCAAGATAACGGTCGGTTGTTTCACGATTTCCCCGTGGAGATGACGAAATGTAACAGCCGAGGAGGAAATAGAGGAAGAGATGTGCAAGAACCGGTGACTTCTGGTTTCTTGTTCGATAGAGAAACAGAGACTTTGGCTTTAAGAAGCGTTTTGAAAACGAGGAGTACTAGAGATCACCGGAGATCGGCTGAGACTTCACCGCAACGTCGTGTGAGATTCTCGACTTCGTCCTCGTCCGCTTCTGTTTCTTGCCCTACTTCGCCGCGAACTTGTATCACTCCACGTTTGCGTAAGGCTAGAGATGACTTCAATACTTTCTTGACCGCACAAAACGCATGA
- the LOC104741695 gene encoding uncharacterized protein LOC104741695: MASSQVEIPSPSQRFGFILRDLNQNAGVLQKNLKPSPPVKDHHELELFKSHHVSDENLVDSWIETHSNKNNLIRLAEKPIVRTERVLESPVEHGGASSLVQMWEARLNRSNAVNSPSSGRCSVSSSRSDSGLSSVQDSIDGDSEMAKESNVAEATNPKPTVDVESESKWGRVADLVRRLGIEDKKLTTGDSGGDGGLSILRPCSSSSSSEKSSFPVVSFSPRIRGRQAFTDLLMQMERDRHRELNSLLERNAVSRFTQRGRLQSMLRLRSLKRCLLIQDRNLSNAKPTGVNRIESGSAVLNLREKFRANALKTAAAAEQRKDHHRSDEMTDKTVQGTTENTRLQKGVVTPEAFSKERLNIRDSKIEEAMLCSKEGEAVNPTVGLKTNCLQLQETREVEETCNDDGEAGKIEEVKTSLIPCITQESWLRQNQSDNCIQETQTQGVLHKSNEIDQCREGHETSYLNGWEEQEEYEDEKSYYGETNNDWLSEISRPRSYWEELRKSRYLEVMNTRSEKEDIRRLLERGTVTDFLESGLREKIDNLMMSRVQSHSNRHSNQWEFQQVEEEAEETEETNEIEEEGSLTEGKEQDDRDDLSQSSSSSQIFASSPAGSWSSQDTGVTSTPVLSVQNPHSPEMELITGMRSQIQQLQQEMSVLRDSVKSCLDANASLQQKVHRENPMKRKCCVCDDTQVEAVLYKCGHMCMCLKCANELHWSGGKCPICRAQIVDVVRVFFDTRN; encoded by the exons ATGGCGTCTTCTCAGGTGGAGATACCTTCTCCGTCTCAGAGATTCGGGTTTATCCTCAGAGACCTTAATCAAAACGCTGGCGTTCTCCAGAAGAATCTGAAACCTTCTCCTCCGGTGAAAGACCATCACGAGCTCGAGCTCTTCAAATCTCATCATGTCTCCGACGAGAACTTGGTCGATTCTTGGATCGAGACTCACAGTAACAAGAACAATCTTATTCGATTGGCGGAGAAACCAATTGTTAGAACAGAGCGTGTCCTTGAATCTCCCGTTGAACATGGCGGTGCTTCTTCTTTGGTACAGATGTGGGAGGCGAGGCTAAACCGATCCAACGCCGTAAACTCACCGAGCAGTGGGCGCTGCTCGGTGAGTAGTAGTCGGAGCGATTCAGGACTTAGTAGTGTTCAAGATTCGATCGATGGAGATTCTGAAATGGCTAAAGAATCCAACGTAGCAGAGGCTACAAACCCTAAACCGACGGTGGATGTTGAATCTGAGAGCAAATGGGGACGAGTCGCTGATCTAGTTCGGAGGCTTGGCATCGAAGACAAGAAGCTAACCACCGGAGATAGTGGCGGCGACGGTGGACTCTCGATTTTAAGGCCTTGTAGCAGTTCGTCGTCGTCGGAGAAAAGCAGTTTTCCGGTGGTTAGTTTCTCGCCGAGGATCCGAGGACGGCAAGCGTTTACCGATTTGCTTATGCAAATGGAACGTGATCGCCACCGTGAGTTGAATTCGCTTCTTGAACGCAACGCAGTTTCTAGGTTTACTCAACGTGGTCGTCTCCag TCAATGTTAAGGCTAAGGAGCCTCAAACGCTGTCTTTTGATTCAAGATCGAAACCTGTCTAACGCAAAACCAACCGGAGTAAACCGGATCGAATCAGGCTCTGCAGTTCTGAATTTAAG AGAGAAATTTCGTGCAAATGCATTGAAGACGGCGGCTGCAGCAGAGCAGAGGAAGGATCATCATAGATCCGATGAGATGACTGACAAAACTGTACAAGGAACTACCGAGAACACGAGGTTGCAAAAAGGCGTTGTTACTCCAGAAGCTTTCTCCAAAGAGCGGTTGAACATCCGTGACAGCAAGATAGAGGAAGCAATGTTATGTAGTAAGGAAGGAGAAGCTGTAAATCCAACTGTTGGATTAAAAACGAATTGCCTTCAACTGCAAGAAAcaagagaagtagaagaaactTGCAATGACGATGGCGAGGCTGGGAAGATAGAAGAAGTGAAGACAAGTCTGATCCCCTGCATAACTCAAGAATCGTGGTTAAGGCAGAATCAAAGTGATAATTGTATCCAAGAAACTCAAACACAAGGTGTGTTACATAAGAGTAATGAGATTGATCAATGCCGTGAGGGACACGAAACATCATATCTGAATGGATGGGAAGAACAAGAGGAGTATGAAGATGAGAAGTCTTACTACGGAGAAACGAACAATGACTGGCTTAGCGAAATATCTCGGCCACGAAGTTACTGGGAGGAACTGAGGAAGTCTAGGTACCTAGAAGTAATGAACACTCGGTCTGAGAAAGAGGACATACGCAGACTCCTTGAGCG AGGAACGGTGACAGATTTTCTGGAGAGCGGGTTGCGAGAGAAGATCGATAATCTCATGATGTCCCGTGTGCAGTCACACTCCAACAGGCACTCTAACCAATGGGAATTCCAACAAGTAGAAGAAGAGGCAGAAGAGACAGAAGAGACAaatgaaatcgaagaagaagggTCATTAACGGAAGGCAAAGAGCAAGACGATAGAGATGACTTGAGCcagtcatcatcttcatcacaaATCTTTGCATCGTCTCCTGCAGGATCATGGAGTTCTCAAGACACTGGAGTTACTTCCACTCCTGTCTTGTCTGTTCAAAATCCTCATTCACCT GAAATGGAGCTGATAACTGGTATGAGATCACAGATCCAACAGCTACAGCAAGAAATGTCGGTTTTACGAGATTCAGTCAAATCGTGTTTGGATGCAAACGCTAGCTTGCAACAGAAGGTTCATCGAGAAAACCCAATGAAACGAAAATGCTGCGTCTGCGACGATACGCAGGTTGAGGCGGTTTTGTACAAGTGCGGACATATGTGCATGTGCCTGAAATGTGCCAACGAACTACATTGGAGTGGAGGGAAATGTCCGATTTGCCGAGCTCAGATTGTGGATGTTGTTCGTGTCTTCTTCGATACAAGGAACTGA
- the LOC104741696 gene encoding peroxidase 7: MKLAVVSAVVLLVVLVAWPVSAGRKDLPGAGGYGGDDDGDDDTQSWFPLDNQLSLNYYDKICPNFEKIVDNKVREWTKSDASLGPALLRLIFHDCGVTGCDASVLLDYEGTERRSPASKTLRGFELIDDIKSELEKSCPGLASCADILTAASRAATVQLGGPYWPNAYGRRDSKASYARDVEKVPSGRRDVTALLETFQSYGLNILDLVVLSGAHTIGQAYCGTIQSRLYNYNGTSGTDPSIEPKYADYLRRKCRWATETVSLDAITPAVFDNQYYINLQKNMGVLTTDQELVKDPRTAPLVKAFAEQPPQMFRQQFAVSMAKLVNVGVLTGEDRTGEIRKVCSKSNSGAAY; the protein is encoded by the exons ATGAAGTTGGCCGTGGTCTCAGCCGTCGTCCTACTCGTGGTTCTTGTGGCTTGGCCTGTATCAGCTGGCCGGAAAGACTTACCGGGAGCGGGAGGATAcggaggtgatgatgatggtgatgatgacaCACAGTCATGGTTTCCATTGGACAATCAATTATCGTTGAATTACTATGATAAGATTTGtccaaattttgagaaaatcgTTGATAACAAAGTGAGGGAATGGACTAAGAGTGACGCTTCTCTTGGTCCCGCCCTCCTCCGCCTTATCTTCCACGATTGTGGTGTCACG GGATGTGATGCGTCGGTTCTCTTAGACTACGAAGGAACAGAGAGAAGATCTCCAGCGAGCAAAACCCTAAGAGGCTTCGAGCTGATCGACGATATCAAGTCAGAGCTCGAGAAATCTTGCCCCGGCTTAGCATCATGCGCTGACATCCTAACCGCAGCTAGCCGTGCCGCGACCGTCCAACTCGGGGGTCCTTACTGGCCCAACGCCTACGGCCGTCGTGACTCCAAAGCCTCTTACGCTAGAGACGTTGAGAAAGTCCCTTCAGGCCGCCGTGATGTCACCGCCCTTCTCGAGACGTTTCAGTCTTACGGTCTTAACATCCTCGACCTAGTTGTTCTATCTGGGGCCCATACCATCGGACAAGCCTACTGTGGCACCATCCAGTCCAGGCTTTACAACTACAACGGTACCAGTGGTACTGATCCGTCGATCGAACCCAAATACGCAGATTACTTGAGACGCAAGTGTCGCTGGGCGACTGAGACCGTTTCTCTCGACGCCATAACTCCGGCAGTGTTCGATAATCAGTATTACATTAATCTTCAGAAGAATATGGGAGTCTTGACGACTGATCAGGAGCTTGTTAAGGACCCAAGGACCGCTCCGCTGGTAAAAGCTTTCGCAGAGCAGCCTCCTCAGATGTTCAGACAGCAGTTTGCTGTCTCTATGGCCAAGCTGGTCAACGTTGGTGTTCTCACTGGTGAAGACCGTACCGGAGAGATCAGGAAGGTTTGCAGCAAATCTAACTCAGGAGCTGCTtactaa
- the LOC104741697 gene encoding uncharacterized protein LOC104741697: MAKSMRCKRVKRLRAIRRDIVEKESFTLTREDAKNAAIEAALAAPKLPVRLPPVSPFMEVATPSSESAPSSATVANDMDVEMDDEKKNKSLKPIGRKLKKKFKMGMKNRRSKGVLRGKRN, from the exons ATGGCGAAATCAATGAGATGCAAGAGAGTGAAGAGATTAAGAGCTATCAGAAGAGACATAGTAGAGAAGGAATCATTCACTTTAACGAGAGAAGACGCCAAGAACGCCGCTATCGAAGCCGCACTCGCTGCTCCGAAGCTACCAGTTCGTCTACCTCCAGTATCGCCGTTTATGGAAGTTGCGACGCCGTCCTCTGAGTCTGCTCCTTCCTCCGCCACTGTCGCCAACGATATGG aTGTGGAAAtggatgatgagaagaaaaacaagtcGCTAAAACCTATCGGgaggaagttgaagaagaagtttaagATGGGGATGAAGAATCGCCGCAGTAAGGGTGTCCTTAGAGGCAAACGAAACTAA
- the LOC104741699 gene encoding protein YIF1B, with translation MYNNMGPQPGMPRPPGNPQPGPFGNPFTGAGSGFIRGGLGAYGERILGSSSEYVQSNISRYFSDPQYYFQVNDQYVRNKLKVVLFPFLHRGHWTRISEPVGGRLSYKPPIYDINAPDLYIPFMAFGTYVVLAGLSLGLNGKFTPEALNWLFVKGLVGWFLQVMLLKVTLLSLGSGEAPLLDIVAYGGYAFAGLCLAGFSKIMWGYSYYALMPWTCLCTGIFLVKTMKRVLFAEVRSYDSSKHHYLLLFLALVQFPLLIWLGNISVNWLF, from the exons ATGTATAATAACATGGGACCTCAACCGGGGATGCCAAGACCTCCAGGAAACCCTCAGCCTGGTCCGTTTGGTAATCCTTTCACTGGAGCTGGCTCGGGTTTTATCCGTGGTGGTTTGGGAGCATATGGGGAGAGAATTTTAGGATCAAGCTCTGAGTATGTGCAGAGCAAT ATAAGCCGGTACTTCTCTGATCCCCAATACTATTTCCAAGTGAATGATCAATATGTGAGGAACAAACTGAAggttgttttgtttccttttctacaCCGG GGACATTGGACCAGAATATCTGAACCAGTTGGTGGTAGGCTCTCATACAAGCCTCCAATCTATGATATCAATGCTCCAGATTTATACATTCCGTTTATGGCATTTGGTACCTACGTTGTTCTTGCTGGCCTTTCATTGGGACTTAATGGAAA GTTTACACCGGAAGCTTTGAACTGGCTGTTTGTGAAAGGATTGGTTGGTTGGTTTTTGCAAGTGATGCTCCTGAAAGTAACACTTCTATCACTTGGTAGCGGAGAGGCACCGTTACTAGACATTGTGGCATACGGAGGCTATGCTTTTGCTGGTCTATGTCTTGCGGGGTTTTCCAAGATAATGTGGGGATACTCGTACTACGCATTGATGCCATGGACGTGTCTATGCACTGGGATTTTCTTGGTGAAGACGATGAAACGTGTTCTTTTTGCTGAAGTAAGGAGTTACGATTCGAGCAAGCATCACTACCTTCTGCTGTTTTTAGCCTTGGTACAGTTCCCTCTTTTGATATGGCTTGGTAACATTAGTGTTAATTGGCTTTTTTGA